From Bifidobacterium longum subsp. longum JCM 1217, one genomic window encodes:
- the gltB gene encoding glutamate synthase large subunit: protein MTFKAPLDLTVHAPDGMYDPANEHDACGVGMVTTLNKRPERKIVTDAIEVLVNLDHRGAVGAEENTGDGAGILMSMPDEFMRATVPAELPEAGHYAAGIAFLDRDIETSGQQEQAIAKIVREEGLEVLAWRVVPTNPDGLGLQALAAMPGFKTLVVASPDGALAGVDLDRKTFRIRKRVEHEVGVYFASLSARTITYKGMLTTMQLTHFFEDLNDERMKATIAIVHSRFSTNTFPSWPLAQPFRLLAHNGEINTIQGNRNWLSAREGRLSSELLGEFEPLLPITTPGYSDSGTFDECLELLHLAGRSLPHAICMMLPPAWEKNPDLDPDVRAFYEYNNTLIEPWDGPADIVFTDGTQVGALLDRNGFRPGRWQLTDDGYIVLASEAGVLPEIAQEHIVSKGRLEPGEMFLVDTAEGRIIPDEEVKRNLAAQHPYRKWVEGNSVEMSDLPRREHVSHSGQSVQRRQRAFGYTEEDLKLLLTPMANTGKEPLGSMGNDAPMPALSSRSRMLFDYFTQKFAQVTNPPLDWEREEIVTSLESAIGPEPNLLADSELHAKKILIPLPVVNSDEMAQLKRLDKARILGGYYRPYVVKGLYQVAGGGKALEERLDEIFAEIDEAIANGKNFIVLSDRESNHTWGPIPSLLLTSAVQHHLLRRHTRTQISMAVEAGDVREIHHVALLIAYGAACVNPYLAFESVEDLARNGYLKVDADTAVKNLTKALSTGVLKIMSKMGVSTIMSYRGAQLFEAVGLSQEVIDEYFTGTTSRVGGVGLEEIAEEVAIRHRVAYPNQWSASPHRNLRTGGDYKWRRTGEDHLNDPEAIFLLQQSTQRGDYQMFKKYSHHINDTSNRLMTLRGLMKFNTNRKPIDIAEVEPASEIVKRFSTGAMSYGSISQEAHETLAIAMNSIGARSNSGEGGESDDRINDPQRYSRIKQIASARFGVTSDYLVHATDLQIKLAQGAKPGEGGHLPGAKVPPWIAKVRHATPGVELISPPPHHDIYSIEDLKQLINDAKMANPKARIHVKLVSEFGVGTIAAGVAKCHADVVLISGYDGGTGAAPLNAIKHAGTPWEIGLSETQQTLILNGLRSRIVVQCDGELKTGRDVVIAALLGAEEFGFATAALIVEGCVMMRACQKNTCPQGIATQDPELRARFKGKPEYVVNFFMFIAEEVREILAQLGFRTLEEAIGHVECLDQDEAIKRWKSSGIDLSNVLKQAGPVPGTILHQTIEQNHELEKALDNKLIELAQPALEHKEPVRIEMPIRNVNRTVGTMVGYEITRRYGEEGLPDDTIDMTLHGSGGQSIGAFIPRGETMRIYGEVNDYAGKGLSGGRMIVRPEDSVTFDKHSNVIAGNVTGFGATSGQMFVAGRAGERFGVRNGGATFVVEGVGDHGCEYMTGGTVVVLGPTGRNFGAGFSGGNTYVLDLDMKKVNPGAIKSGALLFKSLDAETSKLVYALVKQHAEETGSQFAAALLEDWNETVKRFTHVVPKQFVAMTKAMEEAKANNVDFNAPGAWEKVYEQVMEGAR from the coding sequence GTGACATTCAAAGCCCCGCTCGATCTCACGGTCCACGCTCCGGACGGTATGTATGATCCCGCCAACGAGCATGACGCCTGTGGTGTGGGTATGGTCACCACTTTGAACAAGCGTCCTGAGCGCAAGATCGTCACCGACGCCATTGAGGTGCTGGTCAACCTTGATCACCGTGGTGCCGTGGGTGCCGAGGAGAACACAGGTGACGGCGCCGGCATTCTGATGAGCATGCCGGATGAGTTCATGCGTGCCACCGTGCCCGCCGAACTGCCGGAAGCCGGTCACTATGCGGCAGGCATCGCCTTCCTTGACCGCGACATCGAAACCTCCGGTCAGCAGGAACAGGCCATTGCCAAGATCGTGCGCGAGGAGGGACTCGAAGTCCTCGCATGGCGCGTGGTGCCCACCAACCCGGACGGCCTTGGCCTGCAGGCCCTTGCCGCCATGCCAGGATTCAAGACTCTCGTGGTCGCCTCTCCGGACGGTGCTCTGGCCGGCGTGGACTTGGATCGCAAGACCTTCCGCATCCGCAAGCGCGTCGAGCATGAGGTGGGCGTCTACTTCGCATCCCTGTCCGCCCGTACCATCACGTACAAGGGCATGCTCACCACCATGCAGCTCACCCACTTCTTCGAGGATCTGAACGACGAGCGCATGAAGGCCACCATCGCCATCGTCCACTCCCGCTTCTCCACCAACACCTTCCCGAGCTGGCCGCTGGCCCAGCCGTTCCGTCTGCTGGCCCACAATGGCGAGATCAACACCATCCAGGGCAACCGCAACTGGCTCTCCGCCCGTGAAGGCCGCCTGAGCAGCGAACTGCTCGGTGAATTCGAGCCGCTGCTGCCGATCACCACCCCGGGCTACTCCGATTCCGGCACCTTCGACGAGTGCCTCGAACTGCTGCACCTCGCCGGCCGCTCCCTGCCGCACGCCATCTGCATGATGCTGCCGCCGGCTTGGGAGAAGAACCCGGATCTCGATCCGGACGTGCGCGCCTTCTACGAGTACAACAACACGCTTATCGAGCCGTGGGATGGCCCGGCCGACATCGTCTTCACCGACGGCACCCAGGTCGGCGCCCTGCTCGACCGCAACGGCTTCCGTCCCGGCCGCTGGCAGCTCACCGATGACGGCTACATCGTTCTGGCCTCCGAGGCCGGCGTTCTGCCGGAGATCGCGCAGGAACACATCGTGTCCAAGGGCCGTCTTGAGCCCGGCGAGATGTTCCTGGTCGACACCGCCGAAGGCCGCATCATTCCCGATGAAGAGGTCAAGAGGAACCTCGCTGCCCAGCACCCGTACCGCAAGTGGGTGGAAGGCAACTCCGTTGAAATGAGCGACCTGCCCCGCCGCGAGCACGTCAGCCACTCCGGCCAGTCCGTCCAGCGCCGTCAGCGCGCCTTCGGCTACACCGAAGAGGATCTGAAGCTCCTGCTCACGCCGATGGCCAACACCGGCAAGGAACCGCTCGGTTCCATGGGTAACGATGCGCCTATGCCTGCGCTTTCCAGCCGCAGCCGCATGCTGTTCGACTACTTCACCCAGAAGTTCGCGCAGGTCACCAACCCGCCGCTGGACTGGGAGCGTGAGGAGATCGTCACCTCGCTCGAATCCGCCATCGGCCCCGAGCCGAACCTGCTGGCCGATTCCGAGCTGCACGCCAAGAAGATCCTCATCCCGCTGCCCGTGGTCAACTCTGATGAGATGGCCCAGCTCAAGCGCCTTGACAAGGCCCGCATCCTCGGCGGCTACTACCGCCCGTACGTGGTCAAGGGCCTCTACCAGGTCGCCGGCGGCGGCAAGGCCCTCGAAGAGCGACTTGACGAGATCTTCGCCGAAATCGACGAGGCCATCGCCAACGGCAAGAACTTCATCGTGCTCTCCGACCGTGAGTCCAACCATACGTGGGGTCCGATCCCGTCCCTGCTGCTGACTTCCGCCGTGCAGCACCACCTGCTGCGCCGCCACACCCGTACACAGATTTCCATGGCCGTCGAGGCCGGTGACGTGCGCGAGATTCACCATGTCGCGCTCCTCATCGCCTATGGCGCCGCCTGCGTGAACCCGTACTTGGCATTCGAATCCGTGGAAGATCTGGCCCGTAACGGCTACCTCAAGGTCGACGCGGACACCGCTGTGAAGAACCTCACCAAGGCCCTCTCCACCGGCGTGCTCAAGATCATGTCCAAGATGGGCGTCTCCACCATCATGAGCTACCGTGGCGCGCAGCTGTTCGAGGCTGTGGGCCTGAGCCAAGAAGTCATCGACGAATACTTCACCGGCACCACCTCCCGTGTGGGCGGCGTGGGCCTTGAAGAAATCGCCGAAGAAGTGGCCATCCGCCACCGCGTGGCCTACCCGAACCAGTGGAGCGCGTCCCCGCACCGCAACCTGCGCACCGGCGGCGACTACAAGTGGCGTCGCACCGGCGAGGACCACCTCAACGATCCCGAGGCCATCTTCCTGCTTCAGCAGTCCACCCAGCGTGGCGACTACCAGATGTTCAAGAAGTATTCGCACCACATCAACGACACGTCGAACCGACTCATGACCCTGCGTGGCCTGATGAAGTTCAACACCAACCGCAAGCCCATCGACATCGCCGAAGTCGAGCCGGCCTCCGAGATCGTCAAGCGCTTCTCCACCGGTGCCATGAGCTACGGCTCCATCTCGCAGGAAGCACACGAGACGCTCGCCATCGCCATGAACTCGATTGGCGCACGCTCCAACTCCGGTGAGGGCGGCGAATCCGACGACCGTATCAATGATCCGCAGCGCTACAGCCGCATCAAGCAGATCGCGTCCGCCCGCTTCGGCGTGACCTCCGATTACCTCGTGCACGCCACCGACCTGCAGATCAAGCTCGCCCAGGGGGCCAAGCCTGGTGAGGGTGGCCATTTGCCCGGTGCCAAGGTCCCGCCGTGGATCGCCAAGGTCCGTCACGCCACCCCGGGCGTGGAGCTTATCTCCCCGCCGCCGCACCACGACATCTACTCCATCGAGGATCTGAAGCAGCTGATCAACGATGCGAAGATGGCCAACCCGAAGGCACGTATCCACGTCAAGCTCGTTTCCGAGTTCGGCGTCGGCACCATCGCCGCAGGTGTGGCCAAGTGCCATGCCGACGTGGTGCTTATCTCCGGCTATGACGGCGGTACGGGTGCAGCCCCGCTCAACGCCATCAAGCACGCCGGCACCCCGTGGGAGATCGGCCTGTCCGAAACCCAGCAGACGCTGATCCTGAACGGCCTGCGCTCCCGCATCGTCGTCCAGTGCGACGGCGAGCTCAAGACCGGTCGTGACGTGGTCATCGCCGCTCTGCTTGGTGCCGAGGAATTCGGCTTCGCTACCGCAGCCCTGATCGTGGAAGGCTGCGTCATGATGCGCGCCTGCCAGAAGAACACCTGCCCGCAGGGCATTGCCACCCAGGATCCTGAGCTGCGCGCCCGCTTTAAGGGCAAGCCCGAGTACGTGGTCAACTTCTTCATGTTCATCGCTGAGGAGGTGCGCGAGATCCTCGCCCAGCTCGGCTTCAGGACTCTTGAGGAGGCCATCGGCCACGTTGAGTGCTTGGATCAGGACGAGGCCATCAAGCGCTGGAAGTCCAGCGGCATCGACCTGTCCAACGTGCTCAAGCAGGCCGGCCCGGTACCCGGCACGATCCTGCACCAGACCATCGAGCAGAACCACGAGCTGGAGAAGGCGCTGGACAACAAGCTCATCGAACTTGCCCAGCCGGCCCTCGAACACAAGGAACCCGTGCGCATCGAAATGCCGATTCGCAACGTCAACCGTACGGTCGGCACCATGGTCGGCTACGAGATCACCCGCCGTTACGGCGAGGAAGGTCTGCCGGACGACACCATCGACATGACCCTGCACGGTTCCGGAGGCCAGTCCATCGGTGCGTTCATCCCGCGCGGCGAGACCATGCGCATCTACGGCGAAGTCAACGACTACGCCGGCAAGGGCCTGTCCGGCGGTCGCATGATCGTGCGCCCGGAAGATAGCGTCACCTTCGACAAGCACAGCAACGTCATCGCCGGCAACGTCACCGGTTTCGGCGCCACTTCCGGCCAGATGTTCGTGGCCGGACGCGCCGGCGAACGTTTCGGCGTTCGTAACGGCGGTGCTACGTTTGTGGTCGAAGGCGTGGGCGACCACGGCTGCGAGTACATGACCGGCGGCACTGTTGTGGTGCTCGGCCCCACCGGACGCAATTTCGGTGCAGGCTTCTCCGGTGGTAACACTTATGTGCTTGACCTCGATATGAAGAAGGTCAACCCGGGTGCCATCAAGTCCGGTGCACTGCTCTTCAAGTCGCTTGATGCCGAAACCTCCAAGCTGGTGTACGCACTGGTCAAGCAGCATGCTGAAGAGACCGGTTCGCAGTTCGCTGCGGCTTTGCTGGAGGACTGGAACGAGACCGTCAAGCGGTTCACTCACGTGGTGCCGAAGCAGTTCGTGGCCATGACGAAGGCCATGGAAGAGGCCAAGGCCAACAATGTAGATTTCAATGCGCCCGGCGCCTGGGAAAAGGTGTACGAGCAGGTTATGGAAGGAGCGCGCTGA
- a CDS encoding glutamate synthase subunit beta, with amino-acid sequence MGDPRGFLKVRTRRELAERPVEERIKDWFDVHAETGLQPWTQAQAARCMDCGTPFCMTGCPLGNLIPEWNDLVRQGKWEDAYNRLSMTNNFPEVTGRICPALCEQACVLGIHQPPTMIRNDECTIIDQAWDLDIVKPLPPQRLTDQTVAVVGSGPAGLAAAQQLTRAGHTVVVYEKDDAIGGLMRYGIPNFKLEKGLIDRRVKQMEAEGTRFRTNVEIGKDITWDDLRDRYDAVVVAIGSRVPRDMKIPGRELDGIHFALDFLPDATRRIFGVKPVHDITAKDKHVIVIGGGDTGSDCLGTSIRQGAKDVTVLQIMPKEPSSRPDNSPWPTFARTYQKTSSMEEGGEYIYSTDSVNFEGTEEEKAKVTIDNSTTAEGFVADERGHVTGLKVVSVAPGENGPFTRQPGTERVLPADLVLISVGFLHPDTETILDQLPVELDKRGNIARNDKFATSQDGVFVCGDAGRGQSLVVWAIAEGRSCAAAVDEYLSKEKSELPAPIKSSQRPMMLPR; translated from the coding sequence ATGGGCGACCCGAGAGGATTTCTGAAGGTCCGTACCCGCCGAGAGCTGGCTGAACGCCCCGTTGAGGAACGTATCAAGGACTGGTTCGACGTTCACGCCGAAACCGGCCTGCAACCGTGGACCCAAGCGCAGGCGGCCCGCTGCATGGATTGCGGCACCCCGTTCTGTATGACCGGATGTCCGCTGGGCAACCTGATTCCTGAGTGGAACGATCTGGTCCGTCAGGGCAAGTGGGAGGACGCGTACAACCGTCTGTCCATGACCAACAACTTCCCTGAAGTCACCGGTCGTATCTGCCCGGCTCTGTGCGAGCAGGCCTGCGTGCTCGGCATCCACCAGCCGCCGACCATGATTCGCAACGACGAATGCACGATTATCGATCAGGCCTGGGATCTTGACATCGTCAAGCCTTTGCCGCCGCAGCGTCTGACCGACCAGACGGTCGCCGTCGTCGGCTCCGGCCCTGCCGGCCTCGCCGCCGCACAGCAGCTCACCCGCGCCGGCCACACCGTCGTCGTCTACGAGAAGGACGACGCCATCGGTGGTCTGATGCGTTACGGCATCCCGAACTTCAAGCTTGAAAAGGGTCTGATCGACCGCCGTGTCAAGCAGATGGAGGCCGAAGGCACCCGCTTCCGCACCAACGTGGAAATCGGCAAGGACATCACGTGGGATGACCTGCGTGACCGTTACGACGCCGTCGTAGTGGCCATCGGCTCCCGCGTGCCGCGCGATATGAAGATTCCGGGCCGCGAGCTCGACGGCATCCACTTCGCCCTCGACTTCCTGCCCGACGCCACGCGCCGTATCTTCGGCGTCAAGCCGGTGCACGACATCACCGCCAAGGACAAGCACGTCATCGTCATCGGCGGTGGCGACACCGGTTCCGACTGCCTCGGCACCTCGATCCGTCAGGGTGCGAAGGACGTCACCGTGCTACAGATCATGCCGAAAGAGCCGTCAAGCCGTCCGGACAACAGCCCGTGGCCGACCTTCGCCCGCACCTACCAGAAGACCTCCTCCATGGAAGAGGGCGGCGAGTACATCTACTCCACCGACTCCGTGAACTTCGAGGGCACCGAAGAGGAGAAGGCCAAGGTCACCATTGATAACTCGACCACCGCCGAAGGCTTCGTGGCCGATGAGCGTGGTCATGTCACCGGCTTGAAGGTCGTCTCCGTGGCTCCCGGCGAAAATGGTCCGTTCACCCGCCAGCCCGGCACCGAGCGCGTGCTGCCCGCCGATCTGGTCCTCATCTCCGTGGGCTTCCTGCACCCGGACACCGAGACCATCCTCGACCAGCTGCCCGTCGAACTCGACAAGCGTGGCAACATCGCTCGCAATGACAAGTTCGCCACCTCCCAGGATGGCGTGTTCGTGTGCGGCGATGCCGGCCGTGGCCAGAGCCTCGTGGTCTGGGCCATCGCCGAAGGCCGCTCCTGCGCCGCAGCCGTGGACGAGTACCTCTCCAAGGAAAAGAGCGAGCTGCCGGCCCCGATCAAGTCCAGCCAGCGTCCGATGATGCTGCCTCGCTGA
- a CDS encoding peptide ABC transporter substrate-binding protein has translation MNTRHVTSLVAAGAAIVMLLSGCGSTGTSNSSNASDSNIISVYGSEPAHPLFPGNTTEAGGGKVVDQLFAGLVTYDAKGGIHNEVADSITSSDNATHYVIKLKSGWKFTDGTPVTAHSFVNAWNYTANSANKQASASFFSTIEGYDDLQKPDVDPKATLSGLTVVDDNTIDVKLSQPDSAFPVKAGSHAYMPLPESAFKDPKKFGQHPVSNGPYKFVSWQHNHSIEMVKNPDYKGNRVAKNDGLNFKIYTSPDSAYADLRGGNLDFTNTIPDTALTSFQSDKSLKAYNEPGGNTLTFTIPEWLEHFGQNEEGNLRRQAISMSIDRKTVAEKIFHGTATPAVDFLAAPISAYSKELKGNEVLKYNPSKAKELWAKANAISPWSGEFGIAYNADGTAKNWVEAICNYIKNTLDIDAKSIPMSTSDEFLSNVDSGKMTSAYRSGWGPDYPSADNYLVQLYDSSSADGKGGNSGNYKNPEFDAMMDKALSAPSTEEADKYYQQGEEILLQDLPAIPLWNQNATAASTSAISGVAFDYGGGPVFTALTKKQ, from the coding sequence ATGAACACACGTCATGTCACTTCACTGGTCGCGGCCGGTGCGGCAATCGTCATGCTGCTCAGCGGCTGCGGATCGACCGGTACCTCCAATTCCAGCAATGCTTCAGATTCCAATATCATTTCCGTGTACGGCAGTGAGCCGGCACACCCACTATTCCCCGGCAACACCACTGAGGCCGGTGGCGGCAAGGTTGTAGACCAGCTGTTCGCAGGTCTGGTGACCTACGATGCGAAGGGCGGCATCCACAACGAGGTAGCAGACAGCATCACCTCCAGCGACAACGCCACGCATTACGTCATCAAGCTCAAGAGCGGATGGAAGTTCACCGACGGCACTCCGGTGACCGCGCACTCCTTCGTAAACGCATGGAATTACACCGCCAACAGTGCCAACAAGCAGGCCAGCGCCAGCTTCTTCAGCACAATCGAAGGCTATGATGATCTGCAAAAGCCGGACGTGGACCCCAAGGCCACGCTGAGCGGCCTGACCGTCGTTGACGACAACACCATCGATGTCAAGCTCAGCCAGCCCGACTCGGCATTCCCGGTCAAGGCCGGCAGCCACGCCTACATGCCGTTGCCCGAATCCGCGTTCAAGGACCCGAAGAAGTTCGGTCAGCACCCAGTGAGCAACGGCCCATACAAGTTCGTGTCCTGGCAGCACAACCACAGCATCGAAATGGTGAAGAACCCTGACTACAAGGGCAATCGTGTCGCCAAGAACGATGGCCTGAACTTCAAGATCTATACCTCGCCTGATTCGGCATACGCCGACCTACGCGGTGGCAACCTGGACTTCACGAACACGATTCCTGACACCGCACTTACCTCCTTCCAATCCGACAAGTCGCTGAAGGCATACAACGAGCCCGGTGGCAATACGCTCACCTTCACCATTCCTGAATGGCTGGAACACTTCGGCCAGAACGAGGAAGGCAACCTGCGTCGTCAGGCCATTTCCATGTCCATCGACCGCAAGACCGTCGCCGAGAAGATCTTCCACGGCACCGCCACGCCCGCCGTCGACTTCCTTGCAGCCCCAATCAGCGCCTACTCCAAGGAACTCAAGGGAAATGAAGTACTGAAGTACAACCCGTCCAAGGCCAAGGAACTGTGGGCCAAGGCCAACGCCATCTCCCCGTGGAGCGGTGAGTTCGGCATTGCATACAATGCTGATGGCACTGCGAAGAACTGGGTTGAGGCAATCTGCAACTACATCAAGAACACGCTGGATATCGATGCCAAGAGCATCCCGATGTCCACTTCCGACGAGTTCCTGTCCAATGTGGATTCAGGCAAGATGACCTCCGCATACCGTAGCGGTTGGGGCCCTGATTATCCATCCGCGGACAACTATCTGGTACAGCTGTACGATTCCAGTTCGGCCGACGGCAAGGGCGGCAACAGCGGCAACTACAAGAACCCCGAGTTCGATGCCATGATGGACAAGGCTCTTTCCGCCCCGTCCACCGAGGAAGCCGACAAGTATTATCAGCAAGGTGAGGAGATTCTGCTGCAGGACCTTCCGGCTATCCCGTTGTGGAACCAGAATGCCACCGCAGCCAGCACCTCCGCAATCTCCGGCGTCGCATTCGACTACGGCGGCGGCCCAGTGTTCACCGCACTGACCAAGAAGCAGTAA
- a CDS encoding DUF5696 domain-containing protein yields the protein MEFTVSGTTVRFDERTMQFAFTRDGAEWNTCADFKPTLQCAQGTFAFADATSITHEQRETGTGTGIRSIFTGFGHSAYSFETYVWVERASGDVLFEWIPLNEQGLNITNVTWPAAMDFDCADDHDTTLITHEQGVMIPNTWPTAVSTKDIAFDGRFETAGGYMPWFAQLRADGHGYIAICETPWNAGYGIDHPSNGPYTHINTWFEPSLGTMNYRRVVRYQFLDHADHTAVCKAYRSYVNERGRLRTLAEKAARNPSVRDLIGRSWVHIGIKTKVQPDSYYYDKDHPEKNESLVTFAQREKQMRTLHGMGAGRLYMHLDGWAQPGYDNAHPDYLPACQEAGGWEGMKSLVDACHEQGDIFGTHDQYRDYYFTAQTFDANNAIRLADGTMPEHARWAGGRQTYLCAELAPDYVRRNFTQIAAHGIKLDCAYLDVFTCNEGDECSNPEHRMTRRECFDRRAECFEYLLSHGILSSSEEVSDWAVPSLIFCHYAPYDFQMRSPNEPRQGVPVPLYNLVYHDCVIEPWMMERVVDGDDYMLYALLNGGAPYLIRDAAYIGVDGDMDDEQRARTENDIERCHTVAAFHERVGMQELVRHEFVDDDPLVQRSVFADGTAVTCDFHTQTYRITDCPHH from the coding sequence ATGGAATTCACCGTATCCGGCACTACCGTGCGATTCGATGAACGAACAATGCAGTTCGCTTTTACGCGCGACGGTGCCGAATGGAATACCTGCGCTGATTTCAAGCCGACCCTGCAATGCGCGCAAGGCACCTTCGCGTTCGCGGATGCCACTTCCATCACCCATGAGCAGCGTGAAACCGGCACGGGAACCGGCATTCGCAGCATCTTCACCGGCTTTGGGCACAGCGCATACTCCTTTGAAACCTATGTATGGGTGGAGCGTGCCTCAGGCGATGTGCTCTTCGAATGGATTCCGCTCAATGAGCAAGGCCTGAACATCACCAATGTGACGTGGCCCGCAGCCATGGACTTCGATTGCGCCGACGACCATGACACGACACTCATCACCCATGAGCAAGGTGTGATGATCCCCAACACATGGCCTACCGCCGTGAGCACCAAAGACATCGCCTTCGACGGCCGCTTCGAAACGGCTGGCGGTTACATGCCGTGGTTCGCGCAGCTCCGCGCAGACGGACACGGGTATATCGCCATCTGCGAAACTCCATGGAATGCCGGTTACGGCATCGACCATCCCAGCAATGGCCCGTACACCCATATCAATACTTGGTTTGAGCCAAGCCTCGGCACAATGAATTATCGCCGCGTGGTACGCTACCAGTTCCTCGACCACGCCGATCACACGGCGGTGTGCAAGGCCTATCGTTCGTACGTCAACGAACGAGGTCGCCTGCGTACGCTCGCCGAAAAGGCGGCGCGCAATCCCTCCGTGCGTGACCTGATTGGTCGCTCGTGGGTGCACATCGGCATCAAAACCAAAGTGCAGCCCGACTCGTACTACTACGATAAGGACCACCCCGAGAAAAACGAGTCGCTGGTCACCTTCGCACAGCGCGAAAAGCAAATGCGAACACTGCACGGCATGGGTGCAGGCCGACTGTACATGCACTTGGATGGTTGGGCACAGCCCGGATACGACAACGCACACCCCGACTATCTGCCGGCCTGTCAGGAGGCAGGCGGCTGGGAAGGCATGAAGTCGCTGGTCGACGCCTGCCATGAGCAAGGCGATATTTTCGGCACGCATGACCAGTACCGCGATTACTACTTCACCGCGCAAACCTTTGATGCCAACAATGCGATTCGGCTGGCAGACGGTACGATGCCCGAACACGCACGCTGGGCGGGCGGCCGCCAGACCTACCTGTGCGCCGAGCTCGCACCGGACTACGTGCGCCGCAATTTCACCCAGATTGCCGCGCATGGCATCAAACTCGACTGTGCATACTTGGATGTCTTCACCTGCAACGAAGGCGACGAATGCTCGAACCCCGAACACCGCATGACCCGCCGCGAATGCTTTGACCGCCGCGCCGAATGCTTCGAATATCTGCTCTCGCACGGCATCCTCTCCTCGTCCGAAGAGGTATCGGACTGGGCAGTGCCAAGCCTGATATTCTGCCATTACGCGCCATACGACTTCCAGATGCGCTCACCCAACGAGCCGCGCCAAGGTGTACCGGTGCCGCTGTATAACCTCGTCTACCATGATTGCGTTATCGAGCCGTGGATGATGGAGCGTGTGGTGGACGGCGACGATTACATGCTGTACGCCTTGCTCAACGGCGGAGCTCCATACCTGATTCGCGATGCCGCATACATCGGCGTTGACGGCGACATGGACGACGAACAGCGCGCTCGCACGGAAAACGACATCGAACGCTGCCATACGGTCGCTGCATTCCATGAGCGGGTCGGCATGCAGGAACTGGTTCGTCACGAGTTCGTGGATGATGATCCGCTGGTGCAGCGTTCGGTATTCGCGGACGGCACTGCGGTCACTTGCGACTTCCATACGCAAACCTATCGCATCACCGACTGCCCGCATCACTGA
- a CDS encoding membrane protein: MPNRAERRAQAKAGRRGVPSQYDQTRGRGRSGMIDEYQLQQKSQRLQDGTDGTEWKPSGGTIADTETLLTTNPNYTNPKMFKAPHSLRQWFRVGSWTLIAIAIIAFFVVMWLPSHPMWLIITVSAVFIVGVLSLFFTAGDSKHNPNLDQNGTAV; encoded by the coding sequence ATGCCGAATCGTGCAGAACGCCGTGCCCAAGCCAAAGCAGGCCGCAGGGGAGTGCCGTCGCAGTATGACCAGACCCGTGGCCGTGGCCGTTCGGGAATGATTGACGAATACCAGCTGCAGCAGAAGTCCCAGCGTCTGCAGGACGGCACCGACGGCACCGAATGGAAGCCCAGCGGCGGTACGATTGCGGACACCGAAACCCTGCTGACCACTAACCCGAACTACACGAATCCGAAGATGTTCAAGGCACCGCATTCGCTGCGTCAGTGGTTCCGTGTGGGCAGCTGGACGCTGATCGCCATCGCGATTATCGCGTTCTTCGTGGTTATGTGGCTGCCAAGCCATCCGATGTGGCTGATCATCACCGTTTCCGCGGTGTTCATTGTGGGTGTGCTGAGCCTGTTCTTTACGGCTGGCGATTCCAAGCATAATCCGAATTTGGATCAGAACGGCACGGCAGTCTGA